The Amycolatopsis nigrescens CSC17Ta-90 genomic interval TCTGCACCTTCGGGTCGGCATGCTCGTCAATCTTCGACGAGAACGCCGCCATCAGGTACTTCCAGAACTTCACGAAAGGGTTGGCCATCTCCTCCGCCTGCCTTCTTGCGTCCCACGGTCTTGTTGAGCCTGGGGCGTGAGTGTCGTCTCCCCTGACCGGAGTACCGCGGAAAGCACGGCGCATCCGGTCTGGTCACACAACGTCCCGACCCCGGCGTTGGGTTCCATCGTGTCAGGTTGACGCCCGCCGTTCCAGGCGACCCCGGGGTAATTCAGGGATGGCCCCGACCTGCCCCCTGTCCCGGTCCCCCTGGGGAACGACGAGGACCCCGGGCCGGAGCCCGGGGTCCTCGTGAACACTGGCTGTCATCAAGCTGCCACGGTCACCATTTTCGGCGAGCTGATGGTGGTGCGCAGGGCGGGCCCGAGCATGCCACCCGCCACCCTCAGGTCCGCGAGATCGTTGCCGATCACGCTGTTCACCAGGCGGCCGCCCTCGAACTCGCCGGTGCCCGACTCCGCCTTCGCCGGCTCCGGGACGGCGCGCTCGTCCACCGGCGCCACCTGGACGTTGTCCAGCGCGGAGACGTCCGCGGCCACGTTGTGCAGCAGTTCGCCCAAGGGCAGCTCGAGCGCCTCGCAGATGGACGCCAGCAGCTCGCTGGACGCTTCCTTCTGGCCGCGCTCCACCTCCGAGAGGTAACCGAGGCTCACTCTGGCGGCACGGGAGATGTCGCGCAGCGTGCGACGTTGGTTGGTGCGGGCATGACGGAGCCGATCACCGATCGCCTCACGCAACAGCACGGTCATCACGCGCCTCCCTTCCAGAACTCTTACCGACCACGTTACCGAGTCGACCCCCTGATCCGCAGGAGTTAACAGGTGCGTACGCCAAGGGCGAACGCGGAGATCAGCTCAAATGTTCCCCGAGCAGGTCCAACGCGGCGATCACCGAGGCCGCCCGCACCGCCGGACGGTCCCCGCTGAAAGTACTGGTCCGGACCGTGCGCACGCCAGCCCCGGCCAGGCCGATGTGCACGGTGCCGGGTGCCACGCCGTCCTGGCCGGCCGGCCCGGCCACCCCGGTCAGGCCGAGGCCCCAGTCCGCGCCGCACCGGTCCCGCGCGCCCTCCGCGAGCTGCGCCGCGACCTCGGGATGCACCGCGCCGTGCTCGGCGAGCAGTGCCGGGTCGACCCCGGCCAGTGCGGTCTTCAGCTCGGTGGCGTAGACGACCAGCCCGCCGCGCACCACGGCGCTGGCCCCCGGGACGGTGGTCAGGGTGGCGCAGACCAGGCCCGCGGTCAGCGACTCCGCGGTCGCCACCGTCTGGGCGAGCCGGGTCAGCGCGGAGACGACCTGCTCGGCCCGGCTCCCCGGCACCGGCTCGCTCACGGCCCGGAGGTGGCCCGCTTGCCGGCGGCCCGGAGCCGCAGCGCGCGCAGCACGTAGTCGATCCCGGTGACCACGGTCAGCACCACCGCGGCGCCCATCAGCACCCAGCGGACCGGTTCCACCTGCGGCGGCAGCGGCAGCAGGTAGGCGACGATCGCGGCGACCTGGGTCATCGTCTTCGCCTTGCCGCCGCGGCTGGCCGGGATCACGCCGTGCCGGATCACCCAGAACCGCAGCAGCGTGATGCCGATCTCGCGGACCGCGATCAGCGCGGTCACCCACCAGCCGAGCTCGCCGAGCAGGCTGAGCCCGACCAGCGCGGCGCCGATCAGCGCCTTGTCCGCGATCGGGTCGGCGATCTTGCCGAAGTCGGTGATCAGCCCGTACCGGCGGGCCACCCAGCCGTCGATCTGATCGGTCAGCGAAGCGATCGCGAACAGGGCGGTGGCCACCGAGCGCCACATCGTGTCGGTGCCGTCCCCGCTGAACAGCGCGATCACGAACAGCGGCACCATGGCCAGCCTGGACAGGGTCAGGAAGTTGGCGATGTTGAGCGTGGGCACCGGTGTCGGCGGCGGCGTGTGCGCTTCGTGCCCTTCGCCGGTTTCCGCTGAGCCGCTGGTCGCGGCACTCACCGTTCGGCGCCCGCGCTCGGGGTCACCGGCCGCACGATCAGGTCGACCCCGGCGGAGTCCACCACTTCGGCGCGGATCAGCTCGCCGACCTTGCACTCCCCCGCGTCGACGAGCACGCACTCGCCGTCCACCTCGGGCGCCTGGTGCGCCGCCCGGCCGGTCGGCTCGTCGCCCGTCTCCTCGACCAGCACGTCCACCAGCTCGCCGATCCGCTCCTCGGCGCGCTGCGAGGTCAGCTCCTCGACCAGCGACGAGATCCGGGCGACCCGCTCGGTGACCACGCTTTCGTCGAGCTTGCCCTCGAAGCTCTCCGCCTCGGTGCCGTCCTCGTCGGAGTAGCCGAACACGCCGACCGCGTCCAGCCTGGCCTCGGTGAGGAACCGGGCCAGCTCGTCCACGTCGGCCTCGGTCTCGCCGGGGAAGCCGACGATCACGTTGCTGCGGATGCCCGCCGACGGCGCGTGCTCGCGGATCTGCTCGATCAGCGCCAGGAACGACTCGGTGGACCCGAACCGCCGCATCCGGCGCAGCACGGCCTCGCTGGAGTGCTGGAAGGACATGTCGAAGTAGTCGGCCACCCCCGGCGTGCGGGCGATCGCCTGGACCAGCCCCGGCCTCGTCTCCGCGGGCTGCAGGTAGGAGACGCGAACGCGCTCGATGCCGTCCACCGCGGCCAGCTGCGGCAGCAGCAGCTCCAGCGCGCGGCCGCCGCCGTGCTCACGACCGAAGTCCTTGCCGTAGGAGGTGGAGTTCTCGCTGACCAGGAACAGCTCCTTGACCCCCTGGGTGGCCAGCCAGGCCGCCTCACCGAGGATCTCCTCCGGGGTGCGGGAAACGAACGAGCCGCGGAAGGACGGGATCGCGCAGAACGAGCAGCGCCGGTCGCAGCCGGAGGCGATCTTCAGCGCGGCCACCGGCGCGTCGTCCAGCCGGGTGCGCAGGACGCGCGGACCCCAGCCCTGCTGGGCGTGTCCCGGCACGGTGACCTCTGCCGAAGCGGCTGGCCGCTGCACCGGGCTGATCGGCAGCAGGGTGCGCCGGTCGGCGGGCACGTGCGACGCGACCTTCCCGCCGGCCACGATGTCACCGAGCCGCTCGGCCAGGTCCGGGTAGTGGTCGAAGCCCAGCACCGCGTCCGCCTCGGGCAGGCTCTCCGCCAGCTCCGCGCCGTAGCGCTCGGCCATGCAGCCCACCGCGACCACCTTGGCGCCGGTGTCGGCGGCGGCCAGCAGGGTGTCCACCGAGTCCTTTTTGGCCGACTCCACGAAACCGCAGGTGTTCACCACGATCACGTCCGAGCCCTCCGGCTCGGTGGCGAGCTCCCAGCCGCCGGCGGCCAGCCTGCCGGCCAGCTCCTCGGAGTCGACCTCGTTGCGGGCACAGCCCAGGGTCAGCAAGGAGACACGGCGGCCGGGTACGGCACTGGCGGGAGAAGACACGACGCTCAGGGTAGCTGGCGGGGTCACCTGCGGTGGGAAGCGAGGTCGCGGGCGGAGCTAAGTTGACTTGTGTGTCCCACACCGCGCCTCCCGCACCCGAGAACGTCCGCGTCCGTCGCGCCCGGATCGCGGACGTCCGCAAGATCAAGGCACTGGTCGACTCCGACGCCGGCCGGGTGCTGCTGGAGAAGGACCTGGTGACCCTCTACGAGAGCGTCCAGGAGTTCTGGGTGGCCGAGAAGGACGAGGAGCTGCTCGGCTGCGGGGCGCTGCACGTGCTCTGGGAGGACCTGGCCGAGATCCGCACGGTCGCGGTGAGCAAGTCGGCGCGCGGCGAGGGCATCGGGCACGCGCTGGTCGGCAGGCTAGTCGAGCTGGCGGTCGAACTCGGCCTGCGCCGGCTGTTCGTGCTGACCTTCGAGACCAGCTTCTTCGCGAAGCACGGTTTCGTGGAGATCGACGGCACGCCGGTGTCGCAGGAGGTCTACCAGGAAATGCGCCGTTCGCACGACACCGGGGTCGCCGAGTTCCTCGAACTGCCCTTCGCCAAGCCCAACATCCTCGGCAACAGCCGCATGCTGCTGGAGCTCTGACCGGGTTCAGCCCGGCTGGACGGCGTCCAGGATCCGCTTGAGCATCTCCTGGGTCGGCGCCCGGCAGGTCTGGCTGGTCCGGTCCTTGGTCTCGTTGGTCGGGTCCTTCGCGCCGGAGCGGTCCAGCTTCAGGGTCGCGTTGCCGTCCAGCACGGACAGCGGACACGAGGTCGGGTGGTCCCCCGGCAGGTCGAGCACCTGGCGGTCCCAGGCCGCGCGCTGGCCGACGCCGAGTCCCGGTGCCTCCTCATCCCCGTTGCGCACCCCGGCCTCGAACATGCCGGTCGCTTCCTCGGTACCGGTCGGGTACCCGCGCGGGTCGGTGAGGTGCACCCGCATCCGGAAGACGTAGTACTGGTCCGGCGAACCGTCGGTCCTGCTCTCGGACCGGAAGGTGCACTCCAGGTTGATCTCCGGATAGGTCGCGCCCTCGTTGGGGCCGCGGTTGCCCTGCTTCACCGGCGGCGCCCCGGGGACCGCGCCGGCCACGTCCTGACAGGTCGGCACGTCCGGGTACTTGTCCGGCGGCCCGGCGGGCGACGGCGGCGGAGCCGCACCCGGCGCGGACTGCTGGGCCTGCGGGTCGAGCGGGTTGGCGCTGTTCTTGTCGTTCTTGTCGTTCTTGTCGTCCCCGGGCAGCAGCACCACCGCGGCCACCACGCCGAGCACCACCACGACGGCGACACCGACGATCAGCGCGATCATCCCGGTGCTCGGCTTGCGCGGCGGTTGGGGTGGCTGGGGTGCGCCGAACCCCGGCGCCGGCGGATAACCCTGGCCGGGCCCGTACGGCTGCTGCGGTCGCGGTGGTTGCTGCGGATAAGGAGGCCCTGGCTGCACGGCAGGCAACCTACCTCGCCGGCCGTCCGGGCGAACACGGTTAGGCCGAATCGACGCACCCACGGCAGGTGGATATCGGCCGCAAACTGCAGTCGGGAAGAAATTCACCGACGTTACTACTATTGGGGGTACTGGCGGACTGCCGCGCGCCCAAAGCTGATCACACCCTGACGAACTGATCAGCGAGGGAGCCCATCATGACCACGACGACCCTGCGCCGCCGCGCCCAACGCCTCGTCGGTGCCGCCGCCGTGACCGCCACCCTGTTCACCGGGGCCGGCGTCGCGCAGGCCGAGAGCATCGAGTCGATCACCGACGACTACCTGTTCAGCAAGTCGCTGTCGGAGTTCAGCCAGATCCGGGACAGCAAGCCCTATCCGGACCAGCTGGACTGGTCGTCGGACGCCTGTTCCTGGTCGCCGGACAAGCCGGTCGGGTTCGACTTCAAGCCGGGCTGCCACCGCCACGACTTCGGTTACCGCAACTACAAGAAGCAGGGCCGGTTCAACGACACCAGCAAGAAGCGGATCGACGACAACTTCTACTCCGACCTCAAGGGCATCTGCGGCGGCAACAGCGCCTGCAACGGCACCGCCTGGGTCTACTACCAGGCCGTCCGCCAGTTCGGCTGACCGTCTCCCCAGCTCAACGGTCGTGAGTGGAAAGTGTTGTCCCGGCAACACTTTCCACTCACGACGTCAGTCTTCGTCGTCGGGGGGCGGGGAGTCACCGCCGCGGATCAGGTACAGCACGCTGTCCAGCTCTTCCGGCTTGATCAGCACGTCGCGGGCCTTGGAGCCTTCGGACGGGCCGACCACTCCCCTGCTCTCCAGCAGGTCCATCAGGCGGCCGGCCTTGGCGAACCCGACCCGGAGCTTGCGCTGCAGCATCGAGGTGGAGCCGAACTGCGAGGTGACGATCAGCTCCGCGGCCTGGAGCAGCACATCGAGATCGTCCCCGATATCCGAGTCGATCTCCTTCTTCTCCCCGGCCTTCTGCGCGGTGACCCCGTCCGCGTACTCGGGCTGCGCCTGGTCCTTGGTGAAGTTGACGATCGCGGAGATCTCGTCGTCGCCGACGAACGCGCCCTGGATCCGGACCGGCTTGCCCGCGCCCATCGGCAGGTACAGCGCGTCGCCCATGCCGATCAGCTTCTCGGCACCCGGCTGGTCCAGGATGACCCGCGAGTCGGTCAGCGAGGAGGTGGCGAACGCCAGCCGTGAGGGCACGTTGGTCTTGATCAGGCCGGTGACCACGTCCACCGAGGGCCGCTGGGTGGCCAGCACCAGGTGGATTCCGGCGGCGCGGGCCTTCTGGGTGATCCGCACGATCGCGTCCTCCACGTCGCGCGGCGCGGTCATCATCAGGTCGGCCAGCTCGTCCACGATGGCCATGATGTACGGGTACGGCCGGTACTCGCGCTCGCTGCCCGGCGGCGCGGAGATCTCCCCGGACTTGACCTTCTTGTTGAAGTCGTCGATGTGTCGCACCCGGTTGGCCTGCATGTCCTGATAGCGCTGCTCCATCTCCTCGACCAGCCAGGCCAGCGCGGCGGCCGCCTTCTTCGGCTGGGTGATGATGGGCGTGATCAGGTGCGGGATGCCCTCGTACGGCGTCAGCTCGACCATCTTCGGGTCGATCAGGATCATCCGGCATTCTTCCGGGGTCGCCCGCGCGAGCAGCGACACCAGCATCGAGTTGACGAAGCTGGACTTACCGGAACCGGTGGAACCGGCCACCAGCAGGTGCGGCATCTTGGTCAGGTTCGCGGTGACGAAATGGCCCTCGATGTCCTTGCCGAGGCCGATCACCATCGGGTGGTTGTCCTTGACCGCCTTGGGCGAACGCAGCACGTCGCCGAGCCGGACCATCTCGCGGTCCGAGTTCGGCACCTCGATGCCCACCGCGGACTTGCCAGGGATGGGCGCGAGCAGCCGCACGTTGTCGGTGGCCACCGCGTACGCGATGTTCTTGGTCAGCGCGGTGATCTTCTCCACCTTCACGCCGGGCCCGAGCTCCACCTCGTACCGGGTGACCGTGGGGCCCCGGGTAAACCCGGTGACCTGCGCGTCCACATTGAACTGCTCGAGCACGCCGGTGATCGCCTCGATCATCGCGTCGTTGGCCTTGCTGCGGGTCTTCGGCGCGTCGCCGAGCGTCAGCAGCTCCGCCGAAGGCAGCCGGTAGTCGCCCTCGACCGTGCGGGTGAGAGCGAGCGCGGTCTGCTCGGCCTTGCGCGGCTTCTGCTCGGGCACCTCCGCCGGCCGGACCTTCGGCGGCTTCGGCTTGGCCGGCGGCTCGGCCACCGGCTCCGGCGTGAGGGCTTCGGCGGCGTCCTCAGCCCCGGTACCGGCGCTGGCCTGGCGCCGGCGCGACGGCTTGCGCAGCCGCACCGAGGCGGGATCGGCCTCGGTGACCGCGTCCCGCTCGTCGGCGATCGCCTGCCGCTCGGCGGCCGCGGCCTCGCGTTCCTCCTCGGACAGTCCCCATTCCCGCAGCCGCTGCGGGATCTGCCGCACCGGCGTCCCGCTGAACACCAGCACCCCGTAGCCGAGCGCGAGGAACAGCAGCGGCACCGCGACCCAGCTGGTCACGCCCCTGGCCAGCAGGCCACCGACGAGGTAGCCGAAGAAGCCGCCGGCGTACATCTGGTCGTCGTGCGTTTCCGGCAGCCGGTTGAACAGGTGCAGCAGGCCGAGCAGGGACAGCACCACCAGCAACGTGCCGATCACCATCCGCGGCCGGGTTTCCGGTTGCGGCTCGGTGCGCATCAGCGCGATCGCGGCCACGAACAGGGCCAGCGGCAGGGTCACCGCACCAGCCCCGAACACCGTGCGCGCGCCGATCTGCACCCAGCCGCCGATCGGGCCCGCCGCCTGCCACCAGACCCCGGCGGCAGCGATCACCGCGACCGCGATCAGCGCCAGCGCCAGCCCGTCCCGGCGGTGCTCGGCCTCCAGCTCACGGCTTCGCCCGACCGTTCTGGCCAGCCCGCCGACCCCTTTGGCCAGCAGGTTCCAGCCGCCGCGGATACCGCGGCTGAACGTGTTGGAGGACTTGCGCCGCGAGCGGGCGGCCGGTTTGCGGGCGGGTGCCCTGGTGGCGCCGGAACGTGGCCTGGCGGTGCTGCGGCCCTTGCGCGCCGGCCCCTTGCCGCCGCTGCCACCACTGCCGCCGCTTTTCGCCGTGCCCCGTCTGGTTGTCGCCGACCCGCTAGCCATGGGTTCTACGGTAACCGCCGAGGACGTTTCGTCACATCTGCCACTCGCAGCACACCGGAAACATTTGTCACCCTGGCGCCTTCGGGAACCACCCGAACGGGCTCATGCGATGCTTTGCCCATGTTCGCGCTGCACCGGGATGAGAACTCGCCGACACGCCGGACGCCGGCGATCTGGCGGACCATGCTGAACATCGATCGCGGGCTGGTCAACGTGCTCGGCAGGCTCCGGGTGACCGGCAGAGTGCCCGCCGAGCTGCGGAAACGCCCACTGCTGATGACCGCCAACCACATCGGCGTGTTCGACGCCTTCGTGCTGATGGCGGCCTGCAAGCGGATCGGCATCAACCCGCGGTTCCTGCTGGCGGGCGGGCTGCTGGACGCCCCGGTGCTCGGTCCGGCGCTGCGCGCCAGCGGGCACCTGCGGATCGACCGCGGCAAGGCGGACGCGGTCGGCCAGTTCGCGCAGGCGGTGGAGGCGCTGCGGGACACCGCCGAGCCGATCATCGTGTACCCCGAGGGCCGGATCAGCCACGACCCCGGCCTGTGGCCCGAGCGCGGCAAGACCGGCGCGGCCAGGCTCGCGCTGGCCGCGAACGTGCCGGTGGTGCCGATCAGCCAGTGGGGCGCGCACGAGGCCGTCTACTGGGGCACGGAAAAGGTGAACGGCCCGGCGGACGTGCTGCCGCTGGTCCGGTCCGGGCTGACGTCGCCGGTGCGACGCCCGATCTTCCGGGTGCACTTCGGTGAGCCGGTCGACCTGTCCGGTGTCGAGCCGGAGCGGCCCGGCGCCGGGGTGCGGGCGCACGCGAAGATCATGCAGGCGATCACCGCCGGCCTCGTCCCGCTGCGGGCCGCCGAGCCGGACGTGCCGCGCTTCCACGACCCGACCCGCCCCACCGACACCGTCAGCCCCTGGCGCCCCGGCAAATAGCCGGCTTCTTGCCCTACCTGTCCGGATGGTGGGACGGGAGCGAGCGGGCGCCTAGAGTCGGGGCGCGTGAGCACCCGCATTCTCGTCGTGTACTACAGCGCCACCGGGAACACCGCGAAACTGGCCGCCGCACTGGCCGGGGGCGCGGCCGAGGCCGGTGCGGAGGTCCGGCTGCGCACGGTGGCCGAGACCGCCCCCGCCGAGGCGATCGCGAGCAACCCTCGCTGGCAGGCGCATGTGCACAGCGCACCGGCCGTGGAACTGGCCACTTTGGACGATCTGGAGTGGGCGGACGGGTTCGCCGCGGGCAGCCCGACCCGGTTCGGCGGTCCGGCCAGCCAGCTCAAGTCCTATTTGGACACCACCGGCGGCCTGTGGGCGAAGGGCAGGCTGGTGAACAAGGTGGCCACCTCGTTCACCACCTCCTCCACCGCGCACGGCGGGCTGGAGTCGACCGTGCTGGCCACCAACAACATCTTCTACCACTGGGGCGCGATCGTGCTGCCGCTCGGCTACACCGACCCGCACCTGATGGAGTCCGGCAACCCGTACGGCGGTTCCTTCGTGTCCAGGAAGTCGGCCGCGCCGGACGAGACCGCGCTGCGGGCGCTGCACCTTCAAGGTAACCGGCTCGCGCAGATCGCCGGTTATGTGGCGGCCGGCATCCGCGGCGGCTAAACCGAGTGCGCCCACCTGCCACGACGGCATACTGTCGAGGACGTGGCCACCGAAACCTCCGCCGGCGCACCACCGTTCGTCTCACATCGCGGACGCGGCACCGCGCTGATCGTCGCCGCTTCGTTCTGCTTCGGCAGCTCGGGGGTGCTCGGCAAGCCGGCGATGCTCGCCGGGCTCTCCCCGGAACAGGTGGCCGCGGTCCGGATCGGCCTGTCCGCGCTGGTGCTGCTGACCGGCGTCCTGCTGTTCCGGCCCGGCCTGCTGCGGGTGCGCAAGGGCGAGTGGCCGCTGCTGCTCGGGTTCGGCCTGCTCGGCGTGGCCGGGGTGCAGCTGTGCTACTTCATCTCCGCGTCCAGGCTGCCGGTCGGCATCGCGATCCTGCTGGAGTTCACCTCGCCGGTGCTGATCGCGCTCTGGGTCCGGTTCGGCCGCCGGACCAAACTGCCCGGACTGATGTGGTGCGGGATCGTGCTGGCCATGCTCGGCCTTGCCATGGTCGCCCAGGTCTGGGCTGGCCTGCGGCTGGACGCGCTCGGTCTGCTCGCCGGGCTCGGCGCCGCGGTCTGCTCGGCCGCCTACTTCCTGCTCGGCGAGCGCGGGGTGGCCACCAGGGACCCGATCGGCATGGTCACCTGGGGCATGCTGATCGGCGCGGTGGCGGTCTGCGCGGTGGCGCCGCCCTGGACGCTGCCGTCCGGCGTGCTGTCCGCGCCCGCGGAGTTCGGCCGGTGGCAGCCACCGGTGTGGGCGCTGCTGGTCGCGGTCGCGCTGGTGTCCACCGTGCTGGCCTACCTGATCGGCATCCTGGCCCTGCGGCATCTGCCGGCGGCGGTGGCGAGCGTGCTCGGCCTGCTCGAACCGCTGGTGGCCACCGGCGCCGCCTGGCTGCTGATCGGCGAGGCACTGACCTGGCCGCAGCTGGTGGGCGCCGCGGTGCTGCTGGGCGGCGCGCTGATCGTGCAGCTCAACTCGCCGGGCAAGCAGCAGTTGGGCGAGCCGCTGCCGCCGGCGCCGCTCAGCCGGTCCTGAGCTTTTCCAGCTCGGCGATCTCGGCCTGCTGCGCCATCAGCACCCGGCGGGCCAGGTCCACCGCCTCCGGGTTCACGCCCTCGGCGATCTGCTTGTTCGCCATCGACACCGAACCCTGGTGATGCTTGATCATCAGCTCCGCGAACAGCCGGTCGAACTCGGCGCCGGTCGCCGAACGCAGCCGGCCCACCTCGGTTTCGGAGAGCTTCCCCGTGGGGCTGCCGTGGTCGATGCCCGGGTCCTCCGGCGCGGGCTGGCCCCAGTTCTCCAGCAGCTTGGACAGCTCGGCCACCTGTGGCTCATCCGCCTCTTCGATCCGGGCGGCCACCGCCTTCACCCCGGGACCGACCGCCTGCGCGCCGGCATGGGCGGCGATTTCCAGCGCCTGCTGGTGATGCGGGATCAGCTGCGTCGCGAACGCCACGTCGACCGGGTTGAACCCGCTCACGCCCGGAGATGGGGGCGAAGCGTCCGGCACGGCCGCGCCAGGGGCGTCCGATCCCGCGCAGCCGGCCAGCATGAGAGCGGCCGCAGTGACCAGCACCCCGGAACTCAGCGTCGTGTTCTTGCGCACCATCGCGCTAGATTCGCAGAACGGACACCTCCGCCGGGCACGGGGGTACCCCTGCCGGCCGCCCCCTTTCGCGGACTCGCTCGCGATGTAAGAATCCCGCGATCTTGATCAACGGCGGGCACCCGGAGGGACCAGCATGGATAAAACCGGCGACGAGGTCACCGACACCCGTGGCCTGCGGCCGAACCTGCGCCAGCGGCACGTCCGGATGATCGCGCTGGGCGGGATCATCGGGGCCAGCCTGTTCATCGGCAGCGGCGCGGTGATCCAGACGGTCGGCCCGGCGGCCGTGCTGTCCTACGCGCTCGGCGGCCTGCTGGTCGTGCTGGTGATGCGGATGCTCGGCGAGATGGCCACCGCCTCCCCGAAACTGGGCTCGTTCATGGAGTACGCCAGGGAGTCCCTCGGCGGCTGGGCGGGCTTCACCATCGGGTGGTTGTACTGGTACTTCTGGGTCGGCGTAGTCGCGTTCGAGGCGGTCGCAGGGGCGGAGATCCTGGTGCAGTGGCTGCCCGCAGTCCCCCAATGGGTGTTTTCGCTGGGCCTGATGCTGCTGCTGACCGGGACCAACCTGGCGTCCGCGCGGTCTTTCGGCGAAACGGAGTTCTGGCTGGCCTCGATCAAGGTCGTCACCATCGTCATCTTCATGGTCGCCGGCACGCTGTTCGTGCTCGGGCTGTGGCCAGGCGCGTCCTTCTCGGTCGGCAACATCGGGCAGGACGGCTTCATCGCCAACGGTGGCTTCTCGGTGATCCACGGGGTGGTGATCGTGATCTTCTCCTACTTCGGCGCGGAGATCGTCACCATCGCGGCGGCCGAGTCCAGGGAACCGGAGAAGGCGGTGCAGAAGGCCACCGCGACCACGGTGTGGCGGGTGATCCTGTTCTACGTCGGCTCGATCGCGCTGATCGTGATGATCATCCCGTGGCGTGAAGTGCCCACCGAGACCAGCCCGTTCGCCGCCGCCTTCGGCAGGTTCGGCATCTCCGGGGCGGAGACGATCGTCAGCGCGGTGGTGCTCACCGCCGCGCTCTCCGTGTTGAACTCGGGCCTCTACACCGCGTCCAGGATGCTGTTCGCACTGCGGCGGCACGGCTGGGCGCCGTCCTGGGTCGCCGACACCAGCAAGCGCGGCGTGCCGTGGAAGGCGATCCTGCTGTCCACCCTGGTCGGCTATGTCGCGGTGGTGATGAGCTACGTCTCCCCCGACACGATCTTCTACTTCATCATCAACTCGGCGGGCGCGGTCGCGCTGTTCGTCTACGCCATCATCGCCGGCTCCCAGCTGCGGATGCGCCGCAAGCTCGAACTGGAGGCGCCGGAACGGCTGAAACTGCGGATGTGGGGCTATCCGTGGCTGAGCTGGCTGACCCTGGCCGGCACCCTGTTCGTGGTGGTCTCGATGGCCTTCGTGGAGGGCGCGCGCTCGCAGCTGCTGCTGAGCGTGATCAGCCTGGCCGCGATGCTGGCGATCTATTTCATACTGCGGGCGAGGAAGGTTCGCCCGTAACGTTCGTTGGCGATGCGCCGACGTCCACGGTTCCCGCTGCTCGCGCTCTGCGCACTGCTCACGGCTTCGGCGTGCTCGGACGCCCCAGACCCGGCAATGCCCGTGGCGTCCTGGGTGACCACCGCGGACGGCACGTCGCGTCTGACACCGCAGCCGCCGCTACGGCTGGAGCCAGTGGCGGCAGGCGACCGGCCGGTGCTCACCGTCC includes:
- the wrbA gene encoding NAD(P)H:quinone oxidoreductase, producing MSTRILVVYYSATGNTAKLAAALAGGAAEAGAEVRLRTVAETAPAEAIASNPRWQAHVHSAPAVELATLDDLEWADGFAAGSPTRFGGPASQLKSYLDTTGGLWAKGRLVNKVATSFTTSSTAHGGLESTVLATNNIFYHWGAIVLPLGYTDPHLMESGNPYGGSFVSRKSAAPDETALRALHLQGNRLAQIAGYVAAGIRGG
- a CDS encoding EamA family transporter, whose translation is MATETSAGAPPFVSHRGRGTALIVAASFCFGSSGVLGKPAMLAGLSPEQVAAVRIGLSALVLLTGVLLFRPGLLRVRKGEWPLLLGFGLLGVAGVQLCYFISASRLPVGIAILLEFTSPVLIALWVRFGRRTKLPGLMWCGIVLAMLGLAMVAQVWAGLRLDALGLLAGLGAAVCSAAYFLLGERGVATRDPIGMVTWGMLIGAVAVCAVAPPWTLPSGVLSAPAEFGRWQPPVWALLVAVALVSTVLAYLIGILALRHLPAAVASVLGLLEPLVATGAAWLLIGEALTWPQLVGAAVLLGGALIVQLNSPGKQQLGEPLPPAPLSRS
- a CDS encoding DUF305 domain-containing protein, which produces MVRKNTTLSSGVLVTAAALMLAGCAGSDAPGAAVPDASPPSPGVSGFNPVDVAFATQLIPHHQQALEIAAHAGAQAVGPGVKAVAARIEEADEPQVAELSKLLENWGQPAPEDPGIDHGSPTGKLSETEVGRLRSATGAEFDRLFAELMIKHHQGSVSMANKQIAEGVNPEAVDLARRVLMAQQAEIAELEKLRTG
- a CDS encoding amino acid permease, with the protein product MDKTGDEVTDTRGLRPNLRQRHVRMIALGGIIGASLFIGSGAVIQTVGPAAVLSYALGGLLVVLVMRMLGEMATASPKLGSFMEYARESLGGWAGFTIGWLYWYFWVGVVAFEAVAGAEILVQWLPAVPQWVFSLGLMLLLTGTNLASARSFGETEFWLASIKVVTIVIFMVAGTLFVLGLWPGASFSVGNIGQDGFIANGGFSVIHGVVIVIFSYFGAEIVTIAAAESREPEKAVQKATATTVWRVILFYVGSIALIVMIIPWREVPTETSPFAAAFGRFGISGAETIVSAVVLTAALSVLNSGLYTASRMLFALRRHGWAPSWVADTSKRGVPWKAILLSTLVGYVAVVMSYVSPDTIFYFIINSAGAVALFVYAIIAGSQLRMRRKLELEAPERLKLRMWGYPWLSWLTLAGTLFVVVSMAFVEGARSQLLLSVISLAAMLAIYFILRARKVRP